A section of the Tenrec ecaudatus isolate mTenEca1 chromosome 15, mTenEca1.hap1, whole genome shotgun sequence genome encodes:
- the LOC142427451 gene encoding large ribosomal subunit protein eL29-like — protein sequence MAKSKNHTTYNQSRKWHRNGIKKPRSQRYESLKGVDPKFLRNMRFAKKHNKKGLKKMQANNAKAAAARAEAIKDLVKPTEVKAKIPMGVNRKLSRLAYIAHPKLGKWARARIAKGLRLCRPKAKAQSKADAPAKATTPAKAPKGAPAPAQAPKGPQAPTK from the coding sequence ATGGCCAAATCCAAGAACCACACCACGTACAACCAATCCCggaaatggcacagaaacggCATCAAAAAACCCCGGTCACAACGATACGAATCTCTTAAGGGGGTGGACCCCAAGTTCCTGAGGAACATGCGCTTCGCCAAGAAGCACAacaagaagggcctgaagaaaatgcaggccaacaacgccaaggctgcggctgctcgcgctgaggccatcaaggatcttgtgaagcccacagaggtcaagGCCAAGATCCCAATGGGCGTCAACCGCAAGCTCAGCCGACTGGCCTACATTGCCCACCCCAAGCTTGGCAAGTGGGCTCGTGCACGTATTGCCAAGGGTCTGAGGCTCTGCCGGCCCAAGGCCAAGGCACAAAGCAAGGCTGATGCTCCAGCCAAGGCCACGACACCAGCAAAAGCTCCCAAAggcgcccctgccccagctcaagcTCCCAAAGGCCCCCAGGCTCCCACAAAGTAG